ACATTGAACAACCAGTCTCGGCGATGGACGGAGTAATGTCAGCCCCTTTGAAAATCTTGATCGGCTTCAGAATGCGGTGCGAAAAGCCTGCCGCAGCGGAAGTTTTCCCCCAGTGCGCATCGGTGATAGCCTGATGATCACCTTTGCGGATCTCTACAAGCCCCGTTGGAATTTCAATCTTCAATCCTTCCAGGGCCTTGGCAATGCCCTCTTTGTCAAGGGATTTGGCTTTTTCAGCTGCAGCCTTGTAGGCGTAGACTGCACTGTAGGCCCCATGTGCGTTGTAGGAAGGATAGGCCCCATATTTCTTTAAATAGCTGGCTACAAATTTTTTATTGATGGCGGAATCATTCGCCTGGAACCAGTATCTGGAGCCAACCCAAAGGCCTTCGGGCATCTTGTCGCCCAATGCTGTCAATACTTCAATTGCGCCGCCAAGGGACATCAGTACCTGGAAGTCCCCGTTGAAAAAGCCCATGTCGCTGGCTTGACGAACGAAATCGATCAGATTGCCACCCCACAGAGAAATGAAGACGCCATCGGGTTTGCTGCTCATGACCTTGGTGATGTAGGAACTGAAATCGGTGGTTTTGAACGGCGGGAAGGCGACCTTGTTTTTCGGCAGGAAGGTTGCCTCCGGATTGAGTTCTTTTAAATATTTTTCAAAATATTCCCAGGACTGGTGGCCAAAAGCATAGTCCGGGCCAACTGTCGTCCACTTTTTTGCCCCCGTCTCCTTGGCCAGCAGTGCGGCCGCCT
This Geothermobacter hydrogeniphilus DNA region includes the following protein-coding sequences:
- a CDS encoding ABC transporter substrate-binding protein, with protein sequence MGKRFLFIIVTISVVFLSGIWAHAASTAKIGFTYIMSGPFSAYGQFAKQGAEMAIAEINAAGGINGMKVEGFFEDSTGKADVALRAIRKLVYQDKVDMLIGLDSSGVAKTVVPAIEKMKTPLIITHAATPDVTGSVCNKYTFRISLNLAQNVKAAALLAKETGAKKWTTVGPDYAFGHQSWEYFEKYLKELNPEATFLPKNKVAFPPFKTTDFSSYITKVMSSKPDGVFISLWGGNLIDFVRQASDMGFFNGDFQVLMSLGGAIEVLTALGDKMPEGLWVGSRYWFQANDSAINKKFVASYLKKYGAYPSYNAHGAYSAVYAYKAAAEKAKSLDKEGIAKALEGLKIEIPTGLVEIRKGDHQAITDAHWGKTSAAAGFSHRILKPIKIFKGADITPSIAETGCSM